A stretch of the Zeugodacus cucurbitae isolate PBARC_wt_2022May chromosome 6, idZeuCucr1.2, whole genome shotgun sequence genome encodes the following:
- the LOC105217564 gene encoding uncharacterized protein LOC105217564, with protein MLARIIKSGILGAQQNFPSICANRLFTNEYSAHIPGGGLEKLSGCFKEESYFNLNDLKLLLKMREQTLRGAGYDTTEMNSVIEEIEELRPLTEAHRQQSFMNKHKNSMEELYFLTEESMNLRRLEQKMQIEAEQKLREDMALERSQRATQFSNQVEAMANLRSIRYPK; from the exons atgtTGGCGAGAATCATTAAAAGTGGCATTTTGGGTGCACAACAAAATTTCCCCAG TATTTGCGCCAATCGCCTCTTCACCAACGAATACAGCGCGCACATACCAGGCGGTGGTCTTGAGAAATTATCTGGCTGCTTTAAGGAGGAAAGCTACTTCAATCTGAACGACCTGAAGCTTTTGCTCAAAATGCGCGAACAGACGCTACGCGGCGCCGGTTATGACACCACCGAAATGAATAGCGTGATCGAAGAGATCGAAGAGCTCCGTCCACTGACGGAGGCACATCGTCAGCAGAGTTTTATGAACAAGCATAAGAACTCCATGGAGGAGCTGTATTTTCTAACCGAG GAATCGATGAATTTGCGTCGGCtcgaacaaaaaatgcaaatagaaGCCGAGCAGAAGTTGCGTGAAGATATGGCTTTGGAAAGAAGTCAACGCGCCACACAGTTTTCAAATCAAGTGGAGGCAATGGCTAATTTGCGCAGTATCCGATATCCGAagtga
- the LOC105217563 gene encoding probable serine/threonine-protein kinase dyrk2 isoform X2, whose protein sequence is MPLYKNANNSNQQQQHASTQQQGQHAKSPKLHKKTEKGKRSLSKTDSKKSINDLLKTQGKETVERPSNSSCCNSNYNSSSNSNSNKEAPSTSKSTLKPPTKVKSGSWKRSEKQISSYNGISVAGKKSKSLRKRSPTWLKFPNTPVKIAEKVTYVSPADSTSVCRPGTLYSDVLFGAGSSCLVKIKTLTPRRTANTAQKKLTKALLKCNGNETEAASASETETDRELFPSLNSGAVTASTSANATTSTPPDGSPRKSNTPLSATGSPMSMSATSESTITSTTNASKSTLSDPALPLIVTLPKCDDDADVVILSEANGVCGAAENGFNDVSYGNYLEQHFKQMNGAATTLMGPKALVTNMGAVEHDTCEGANLDAGTIVQPDMTLSGFPHMPAKPFTIDIPQWNFLDADVSTDAYPKFLCQFEDEHYLKAEKMALLGLKLALGNGSSNPQQAKFKF, encoded by the exons ATGCCACTTTA caaaaatgcaaacaattccaaccaacaacaacagcatgcgTCAACACAACAACAGGGTCAACATGCCAAGTCGCCGAAATTACATAAGAAGACAGAGAAAGGAAAACGTTCCTTATCGAAGACCGATTCGAAGAAGTCCATAAATGATTTGTTGAAGACACAAGGTAAAGAGACGGTGGAAAGACCCAGCAATAGCAGTTGTTGTAACAGTAATTACAACAGCAGCagtaatagcaacagcaacaaagagGCGCCTAGCACTTCGAAGTCAACCTTAAAGCCGCCAACGAAAGTGAAATCGGGTAGTTGGAAGCGTTCCGAAAAGCAAATATCCAGTTATAATGGCATTTCCGTTGCCGGTAAGAAGTCGAAATCGCTACGTAAGCGCTCGCCGACGTGGTTGAAGTTCCCCAATACACCGGTGAAGATTGCTGAGAAGGTGACCTATGTGAGTCCCGCTGATTCCACGTCGGTTTGTCGGCCGGGTACGCTCTATTCAGATGTGCTATTCGGCGCTGGCTCCTCCTGTCTGGTGAAAATCAAAACACTCACACCACGCCGTACCGCGAATACCGCACAGAAGAAGCTTACGAAAGCACTGCTCAAGTGCAATGGAAATGAGACTGAAGCCGCTTCGGCAAGTGAAACTGAGACAGATCGTGAACTCTTTCCCAGTCTGAATAGTGGCGCTGTGACAGCCTCCACAAGTGCGAACGCTACAACTTCCACACCGCCAGATGGTAGTCCACGCAAGAGTAACACGCCCCTTTCGGCGACCGGTTCACCTATGTCTATGTCGGCAACATCGGAATCGACAATCACCAGCACAACGAATGCCAGCAAATCGACGCTCAGCGATCCTGCTTTGCCGCTGATTGTCACGCTGCCTAAATGCGATGATGACGCGGATGTTGTGATACTCTCCGAAGCGAATGGTGTTTGCGGCGCGGCTGAGAATGGTTTCAACGATGTTTCGTATGGCAATTATTTGGAACAGCATTTCAAACAAATGAACGGTGCCGCCACCACCTTGATGGGACCCAAAGCGTTAGTTACAAATATGGGTGCCGTGGAGCATGACACATGTGAAGGCGCAAATCTCGATGCTGGCACCATCGTACAGCCCGACATGACGCTAAGTGGGTTTCCACACATGCCTGCGAAACCCTTCACTATCGACATACCGCAATGGAATTTTCTGGATGCCGATGTCAGCACAGATGCATATCCGAAATTTCTCTGTCAATTCGAAGACGAACACTATCTGAAGGCAGAGAAAATGGCACTATTGGGTCTGAAGTTAGCATTGGGCAATGGTAGCTCTAATCCGCAGCAAGCCAAGTTCAAATTTTGA
- the LOC105217563 gene encoding probable serine/threonine-protein kinase dyrk2 isoform X1 — protein sequence MFLTRMVSGFICSKNSNKNANNSNQQQQHASTQQQGQHAKSPKLHKKTEKGKRSLSKTDSKKSINDLLKTQGKETVERPSNSSCCNSNYNSSSNSNSNKEAPSTSKSTLKPPTKVKSGSWKRSEKQISSYNGISVAGKKSKSLRKRSPTWLKFPNTPVKIAEKVTYVSPADSTSVCRPGTLYSDVLFGAGSSCLVKIKTLTPRRTANTAQKKLTKALLKCNGNETEAASASETETDRELFPSLNSGAVTASTSANATTSTPPDGSPRKSNTPLSATGSPMSMSATSESTITSTTNASKSTLSDPALPLIVTLPKCDDDADVVILSEANGVCGAAENGFNDVSYGNYLEQHFKQMNGAATTLMGPKALVTNMGAVEHDTCEGANLDAGTIVQPDMTLSGFPHMPAKPFTIDIPQWNFLDADVSTDAYPKFLCQFEDEHYLKAEKMALLGLKLALGNGSSNPQQAKFKF from the exons ATGTTTCTTACCAGAATGGTCAGCGGTTTTATTTGCTCCaaaaactcaaa caaaaatgcaaacaattccaaccaacaacaacagcatgcgTCAACACAACAACAGGGTCAACATGCCAAGTCGCCGAAATTACATAAGAAGACAGAGAAAGGAAAACGTTCCTTATCGAAGACCGATTCGAAGAAGTCCATAAATGATTTGTTGAAGACACAAGGTAAAGAGACGGTGGAAAGACCCAGCAATAGCAGTTGTTGTAACAGTAATTACAACAGCAGCagtaatagcaacagcaacaaagagGCGCCTAGCACTTCGAAGTCAACCTTAAAGCCGCCAACGAAAGTGAAATCGGGTAGTTGGAAGCGTTCCGAAAAGCAAATATCCAGTTATAATGGCATTTCCGTTGCCGGTAAGAAGTCGAAATCGCTACGTAAGCGCTCGCCGACGTGGTTGAAGTTCCCCAATACACCGGTGAAGATTGCTGAGAAGGTGACCTATGTGAGTCCCGCTGATTCCACGTCGGTTTGTCGGCCGGGTACGCTCTATTCAGATGTGCTATTCGGCGCTGGCTCCTCCTGTCTGGTGAAAATCAAAACACTCACACCACGCCGTACCGCGAATACCGCACAGAAGAAGCTTACGAAAGCACTGCTCAAGTGCAATGGAAATGAGACTGAAGCCGCTTCGGCAAGTGAAACTGAGACAGATCGTGAACTCTTTCCCAGTCTGAATAGTGGCGCTGTGACAGCCTCCACAAGTGCGAACGCTACAACTTCCACACCGCCAGATGGTAGTCCACGCAAGAGTAACACGCCCCTTTCGGCGACCGGTTCACCTATGTCTATGTCGGCAACATCGGAATCGACAATCACCAGCACAACGAATGCCAGCAAATCGACGCTCAGCGATCCTGCTTTGCCGCTGATTGTCACGCTGCCTAAATGCGATGATGACGCGGATGTTGTGATACTCTCCGAAGCGAATGGTGTTTGCGGCGCGGCTGAGAATGGTTTCAACGATGTTTCGTATGGCAATTATTTGGAACAGCATTTCAAACAAATGAACGGTGCCGCCACCACCTTGATGGGACCCAAAGCGTTAGTTACAAATATGGGTGCCGTGGAGCATGACACATGTGAAGGCGCAAATCTCGATGCTGGCACCATCGTACAGCCCGACATGACGCTAAGTGGGTTTCCACACATGCCTGCGAAACCCTTCACTATCGACATACCGCAATGGAATTTTCTGGATGCCGATGTCAGCACAGATGCATATCCGAAATTTCTCTGTCAATTCGAAGACGAACACTATCTGAAGGCAGAGAAAATGGCACTATTGGGTCTGAAGTTAGCATTGGGCAATGGTAGCTCTAATCCGCAGCAAGCCAAGTTCAAATTTTGA